Below is a genomic region from Cotesia glomerata isolate CgM1 linkage group LG5, MPM_Cglom_v2.3, whole genome shotgun sequence.
gcGATATCCGGAGTAGAACCCCGTTTATTTTcattcatcttaaaaaatgaagtttttagtaaaaaaaaaagtcaaattttgaaatttgactttctggaattttttttttttataattaaaaaattataaaacgaTTGAGTTATTCAAaagaagtattaaaaattactctcATGTACGGCtcgagtaaaaatatttaaaataacacaaGTAGCAACCATTTTTTccgtacacggaaaaaaaaaaacttgaaaaattacagtatataatgcaacgtaGCTTCGTGATttaaactgtaaaaattagtttcagattgtaattattatagattttataagaattacattgtaaaatgtaatatttacattgaaagctctgaatattaaattcaaaaattgttattttgaactgtaatttttctagtttcaATTACGACGTGACCGATTCAACATTTCGAGGGTTTTCTAATGCAACCACGTATCTCAATGAAGATGAAAGGGTtcaactgaaaaattaataattataaacgcgttactgaaaaaaaatattaaccataataataaatatgatagtatttttaaaaaatacaattgatgaattgtttttagatgaatattaattttataagctaTTTTTCAccttatctttaaaattgtcatttttgaAATACGAGGTTGCGTCAGAAAACCATcgattttatactgtaattattctttttttttttttttccgtgtagaccCAGTATAACCACtacgttatttttaagaagTGTGACCACTAagggttaaaataaaataataataaataataatgatcaaGATAGTGTAAACAATTAGTACGACGCATTATATTGAAGCATACCACCAGCGAAACTTTTAGAATCACCGATTTGAGCCACCTCTACAGGATACGCGGTATCTCCAACGTGAGCATGAAAAGCTCGAAGCTTTTCATCACCAGCATCATCATCAGTGACAACTTCTTCAGGACTACCAAGATGCTGTTGTAACGACGCCGCAGGCGGGATTTGATTGCACTCTGCTTGGTTTTGAtgctgctgttgctgttgctgttgagTACTTTGCGAGGACATCGATATCTCGATACCATTTTGAATTTGTAGGTGAGATTGTGATGGTGGCTGTGACTGTAATTGTTGCTGAGACTGTGGTTGAggctgttgttgttgctgatGAGGCTGTGATACTGATACAGATTGTTCCTGTTTAGGAATTTTAACCTGATGCTGGTAAATTTCCTCTTGTAGCCGGCGATCGATGGGATTGATGTCGTGGAAGCTGACCAGATGACGCTTCAGATACAGCTTGGTCTTGAAGGACTTGCTACATATGGGGCATGTGACACTCTGAGGGTTGTGGATGAGGCGCATGTGCTGCCGCAGGTTGGACAAGTTACTGTACATGCGGTTGCACACAAGGCAAGGGCGTGGGTCCAGCGAGTGCAGTTTACGCAGGTCAGCTGCAACACACACACAACTTGCTCTAACCGGATAGCAGCTCACAACATAGCAACGTTACCAGCAAATAATCACCATTcaagtctttttttttttttaattaattacttttagttaattattaatttaaaacgtttagtcacaaaattttaaatggctttcttttaattaatcaaccCACCACAGGACAGCAACAACCAGCAAGATAAAACctattagtatttatattattatattttttttgctgcCTGGACGGTACACGTTTTAGTtacggaaatttttttttttaattttattaaatagaattttttcattgaaaaataatttttttttttttgctaacaaGAAAACCatagaaaaattgaataaaaaaaaaaatactttgataAATCAATGAGCTTATCTCGTTGAGGACACAGTTCTAATTCGTTTCCAATGTGATGTattgacttatttttttttttttatttccatcaaattttaatataacattccctctaaatatcttaatagttatttttaatttctaatagtttaaaaataatgaaaaatcgTTTAGAAAAAAGAAcgaaattgaactttttttatgaaaaaagtcgcagaaattttgatttttaagatatcgaaaaaaaaaaaccgacgcCATTTTATTCggaaaacaatatattttaaggaaaaaaatcaatatttgataaagtttgaaaaaaatatatttattctgaAGTTTAAAGTTACGAATTTCGGTCAGTCGCTTATAAATGAGAATAAGACATTTAAAcatgcaaaataatataaaaagatttagttttttgtgataaaattcttttattataattattacaataaaaaaatagaaatatcttGAAGAATATCACCGAAATCAGTCGTAAATGAGACTAAgtctcatttataaatttaaaattgcctcAAAGTTCGCCTTTGTGTGTCCTCAACGGGATATACTcgtaattgaattttattagatgtaatttaataaaataagccagttttttagtttttaaatttgattagtaaacaaataataagcaaatgagtgaaaatttaatgatgCTAAAATCACACGATTACTGGATTTAGTGCAGCATCGTGAAAGATGTAAAAAAACATGTGAGGAAGTACGGATAGTTACGTACAAAAgcaatttcatttaaaatggtataaatatatatatttataaaagcatttatttattttgtttagaacgcatgaaataaattatggattAATTTATGTACACGTAAGGGCAgcagaattattaatttattacattattttGGATAGGaactttaaatgaataaatgtataataataacacgAAAGCTTTCATACAACGCAGTTATAAGTTGATTAGCTGCCAAACTGCACTCTGTggacttttatttaataattttctacttAATTTATCTACAGGCCTGTCACAGAGCCCTTGAGTGTCAAATGTCTTCCTACCGCCTACAATAACCTATCGAGCTACACACGAGCTTACCATTTCAAACCATAATCCTTTTCTCCtctatttatctatttatctattttatatatctCTTTCTCTCTTTCCTCTCTTTCGCTATACTCTTGTTCTCGCACACTCTtctcacatatttttttttcttatttattaattattatttttttgttttaattttgtttttttagaaaatgtgATGCAATGGCTAGGTTGTTGCTGTTTGTAATGGTGCTCGTACtaccaataatttaaataaaatttactcacCTTGTTCTTGATTTGGTTCAGCATTCCCATGTGACGGGCCTGGTATCCCTCCTTCTAATCCACTTcctgaaattataaaattaataaatcgtcgtaaaattaataaaattaattaaaaaattgtattttaaataaattagctgcataatttattaataaaatttaagctaCCTTGGTAAGACGGCGGGTAAGCTGGTAAAACCTCCATACCTCCGTCCAAGCTGATGAATCCTCCGGGTACCGCATTGACTTCTTGCTTTGGTGAATAATCTTCATCACTACCATACTCCGGTAGTTCAACCTTAggctaaaatttttagacaatTAGAGCTGTATTTACTTCTGagctttattttaaattaaaaataaatttttaatttatacctCAACAATATCGAGATCTTTGTAACAATCGAGCTGAACTTGGGGCTCAATTACAGGGCGAGTACGAGGAGTACTGGTTGCACAAGGCGCAACAGCGGGTAATGGACTAGAGTTTTTCGGtgaatcactttttttgcacAGCCTTTTGAGAGGTGGTGGACTCGATGCTGGTGGAGTTCTGCTGCGCTCCTCATCGAAGCTCGGTGAAATCAAGCCTCGACCATTGGGAGgatgaatattatttgttttagagtgctaaaaaatttt
It encodes:
- the LOC123265439 gene encoding zinc finger protein 131-like isoform X3, yielding MTDSQQQFCLRWNNFQANITSQFEALRDDEDFVDVTFACDGRRLQAHKVVLSACSPYFKELFKTNPCKHPIIFMRDVEFEHLQSLLEFMYAGEVNISQAELPTFLRTAESLQIRGLTDSQNQHNNEKHSKTNNIHPPNGRGLISPSFDEERSRTPPASSPPPLKRLCKKSDSPKNSSPLPAVAPCATSTPRTRPVIEPQVQLDCYKDLDIVEPKVELPEYGSDEDYSPKQEVNAVPGGFISLDGGMEVLPAYPPSYQGSGLEGGIPGPSHGNAEPNQEQADLRKLHSLDPRPCLVCNRMYSNLSNLRQHMRLIHNPQSVTCPICSKSFKTKLYLKRHLVSFHDINPIDRRLQEEIYQHQVKIPKQEQSVSVSQPHQQQQQPQPQSQQQLQSQPPSQSHLQIQNGIEISMSSQSTQQQQQQQHQNQAECNQIPPAASLQQHLGSPEEVVTDDDAGDEKLRAFHAHVGDTAYPVEVAQIGDSKSFAGGMLQYNASY
- the LOC123265439 gene encoding zinc finger protein 131-like isoform X1 — translated: MVITSHKCEEVLVKYISDNEDNYDDDDDDEQAPVGFEWECKGEMTDSQQQFCLRWNNFQANITSQFEALRDDEDFVDVTFACDGRRLQAHKVVLSACSPYFKELFKTNPCKHPIIFMRDVEFEHLQSLLEFMYAGEVNISQAELPTFLRTAESLQIRGLTDSQNQHNNEKHSKTNNIHPPNGRGLISPSFDEERSRTPPASSPPPLKRLCKKSDSPKNSSPLPAVAPCATSTPRTRPVIEPQVQLDCYKDLDIVEPKVELPEYGSDEDYSPKQEVNAVPGGFISLDGGMEVLPAYPPSYQGSGLEGGIPGPSHGNAEPNQEQADLRKLHSLDPRPCLVCNRMYSNLSNLRQHMRLIHNPQSVTCPICSKSFKTKLYLKRHLVSFHDINPIDRRLQEEIYQHQVKIPKQEQSVSVSQPHQQQQQPQPQSQQQLQSQPPSQSHLQIQNGIEISMSSQSTQQQQQQQHQNQAECNQIPPAASLQQHLGSPEEVVTDDDAGDEKLRAFHAHVGDTAYPVEVAQIGDSKSFAGGMLQYNASY